CGCCAGCCTCGATGATCTCGGCAGGGAGGAGCGTCGCCCGTGAGTCGGGTCCAGCGCCCACCACTCGCCGCGGGTTGCTCACCACGTCTACGGCCGCGGCGACCTCGTCCCCGACGACGCCCCAGCGCTGGTGGACCACGACCGCCGGCGCCTGCCTGTAGGAGGCGGTCCGCTCCCCGCCGGCCACCGTCGCAGGCGCCGAGAACGCCGCGAACAGCAGGAGCTGGTCGATCGTCGCGAAGTCCACGGGCCCGTCCACGCCGCTCGCCGGCGGCGGCAGCGCCGGGTCGTCCCGTACGGCGACGGACCAGCGCAGGACGGGCTCCAGGGAGATGAGCTTCTCCAGGTACCTGTCGAGGACGTAGGCGTCGGGGACGCCTCCGACGTCGACCATCAGCGTGACGACCTGCGTCAGGTCCGCGAAGAACCTCTCCTCGTCCCCGTCGAGCTCCGCGATGACCCGCTCGGCGACCCGCTCCTCGCCGTCGGGGGAGGTCACGGTGAAGCGCAGCAGCTGGCGCCGCAGCACCTGCGGCGCGTCCTGACGCCCGGAGCCGCCGAGGGCCCCGATGGCTCCGGCCGCGCGGCCGCCCTTCTCCGCCGCGGTCTCGAACACGCCCGCCTGCGGCGAGGTCGCCGCGTCGGGCGGGACCGTGAAGCCGGACCGGGTGAACGCCTGGGCGCCGTCCGGCAAGCCGCCGAGCAGCGTCGGGAAGAGGAACGTCGTCGTCGCTTCCAGGTCTTCGAGCTGCATGGGCGTCTCGAGGGAGGCGAGCAGGGAGTCGGGCAGGTTCGCGTACGTGACCGCGAGGCCGGCGAGGTTCGCGGCCGGACGCTCCCATGGGGCCATCACGGGGACGGACCTCGTGGAGCCGCCCGTCTCGACGACGACCTCGCTCTCGATGCGGACCGTGTGCAGCAGGTCGCCGGGCACCGTGTCCGTGAACTCCCGCGCTCGGTCGACGGGCACCGGCTCGACCCCCGCGGTGAACGCGGGGTGAGCGGTCTCCCACGGGTCGTCGTCGGCCAGCCTGTACTCGACCCAGGCGTACCCTTGGGCCTCGGCCACGAGGTCG
This genomic window from Trueperaceae bacterium contains:
- a CDS encoding transglutaminase-like domain-containing protein; this encodes MVAALTVGLVLLNPPMPYVLAHSEAGANAVLDSLEEALGALRAIRSSIDRTAFDADALGSALAFEEPADIVAWVREHVGFEAYAGVLRGPDGTLMARAGNAFDQAVLLAKLLRDAGYEAKVVEGTLSREDAALLLTGLWEPPPASAPAVDRPELAEAIATLRRLGFDGDGLAALEGVLRGDPPRLDGELSIELSESARAQAERIRRLLEDAGRLPAPGADGHDLVAEAQGYAWVEYRLADDDPWETAHPAFTAGVEPVPVDRAREFTDTVPGDLLHTVRIESEVVVETGGSTRSVPVMAPWERPAANLAGLAVTYANLPDSLLASLETPMQLEDLEATTTFLFPTLLGGLPDGAQAFTRSGFTVPPDAATSPQAGVFETAAEKGGRAAGAIGALGGSGRQDAPQVLRRQLLRFTVTSPDGEERVAERVIAELDGDEERFFADLTQVVTLMVDVGGVPDAYVLDRYLEKLISLEPVLRWSVAVRDDPALPPPASGVDGPVDFATIDQLLLFAAFSAPATVAGGERTASYRQAPAVVVHQRWGVVGDEVAAAVDVVSNPRRVVGAGPDSRATLLPAEIIEAGVWETHVEGLVLDGFPEGQFNTMAAIARAEQAGAELVVLVPGEDTAEAIVGISDQTRAAIERDL